Part of the Rubrobacter calidifluminis genome is shown below.
CAACCAACAGGAGCTCTCCGGGAAGTACGTCGGCGTCGGCATCCAGCTCGAGCAGAGGGGCGACCGGGCGGTTATCGTCGCCCCGATAGACGGCTCGCCGGCGGCGAAAGCGGGCATACGACCGGGGGACGTGATCGTGGCCGTGAACGGTGCGAGCGTCCGCGGGGAGGACATCTCGAAGGTGGCGAGGAGAGTTCGGGGGCCGAAGGGGACGACCGTGAGGATCACCGTGAAGCGCGGGGGTGGGTTGCACACCTACGTCCTGCGGCGTGAGGAGGTCAACGTTCCGGCGGCTTCCTGGGCGCTGCTCGGAGACCACGTCGCCGACGTGAGGCTCTCGTCGTTCTCCAGGGACAGCGCTTCACAGCTGAGGAAGGCCGTCCAGGCGGCGAGAGCGGCGGGGGCGAGGCGTTTCATCCTTGACCTGCGGGACAATCCGGGCGGAGAGGTGGACCAGGCGGTGCAGGCGGCGGGCGTCTTTCTAGAACCCGGGCGGGTCGTCTACATCCGCAGGGATTCTTCCGGGGCCCGCCAGAAGATCCGGGTGCCCGACGACGCGCACCCCGTGAAGGCGCCGCTGGCGGTTCTGGTGAATCACGGCACCGCCTCGAGTGCTGAGATACTCGCCGGAGCGCTGCGGGACGACGGTCGGGCGAAGGTGATAGGCACGAGGACGTTCGGCACCGGGACCGTGCTCGCGGAGTACAGCCTGAGCGACGGCTCGGCGATCCTGATCGGTGTGGCCGACTGGCTCACCCCCGACGGCGACTTCATCCGCAAGAGTGGGATCGAGCCGAATGTCGTCGTGAAGCTGGGTAAGGGCGACCGTCAGATCATCCCGGCCCAGCTCAGGCACACCAGCCAGAAAGAGGCGTTGCGGAAGGATCCCCAGCTCGCGCGGGCCTGCGACGAACTGGTTCCCCGGTCCAGGTCGGGGGTGGGCGCGACCTCCCGCTGAATTCGGGTTAGGATTCGGGCTGCAGGAAGCAGACAGCGAAGAGAGGTGGAAGAAGTGGGTAACCTGACGATGTGGATCCTTATAGGGCTGATAATCGTGGCCCTCGTCGCCGTCTTCGTCCTGAACCGCACGCTCACCTCGAGGAGGTGATGCCCGGCGCGCCGGACCTCAGTCGAGGAGGTCTCTGAGCCCCGGCGCGTGAGGGCCGCTCTTTATCTTGGCCAGCGCGGTGAGCTGTATCTGGCGGATCCTCTCGCGCGTCACGTCGAAGCGCTCGCCGACCTC
Proteins encoded:
- a CDS encoding S41 family peptidase, producing the protein MRGKFRTGSRRRLPVRYVVLVLFFTAAVAGAYLYGRSQSPAGMGPGEQNSVKLYAQALNIVRNHYVEQSAIKPKKMTYAAIQAMLNTLGDRGHTRFLTPEEVKSNQQELSGKYVGVGIQLEQRGDRAVIVAPIDGSPAAKAGIRPGDVIVAVNGASVRGEDISKVARRVRGPKGTTVRITVKRGGGLHTYVLRREEVNVPAASWALLGDHVADVRLSSFSRDSASQLRKAVQAARAAGARRFILDLRDNPGGEVDQAVQAAGVFLEPGRVVYIRRDSSGARQKIRVPDDAHPVKAPLAVLVNHGTASSAEILAGALRDDGRAKVIGTRTFGTGTVLAEYSLSDGSAILIGVADWLTPDGDFIRKSGIEPNVVVKLGKGDRQIIPAQLRHTSQKEALRKDPQLARACDELVPRSRSGVGATSR